In one window of Pseudoalteromonas sp. N1230-9 DNA:
- a CDS encoding DUF3360 family protein: MNKTQHQASTAPAELDQQSYKALHKPSSEFSSRDEYLENELQIMQPKRWRPNLPFRDYRFELEDSIPAMAGTIGKVVMVGAIAATFAAPLGLGEAFILENVRYELLIVSIFILLFSGFFLPTANLAGTHGPLIPLIPIVVAAGGHPMAFGLLIGAFGLLLALSKGGSLLAGLTSRGVCGGLLLYLGFIGTISQVKKLFAWAEGIDMTHIAFIVILSTIVLYALLEHYKKRWLAVPLSCLLGGLIAFLLGAPFEFKTAPGLPNMNPMYWWGENTGWMLGLPTLESFVVVLPFAVLAVAMWSPDFLGHQVFQKISYPERTEKVQMNIDDTMFSASIRQTFGSLLGGSNFTSSWGTYIVPAAIAKRPIPAGAVLTALFCIIAGIWGYPMDLAIWQPVLCVALIVGVFIPLLEAGMEMTREGKTTQSAAIVVFSSALVNPAFGWSLTMLLDNLGLIGCKERSSELTPMSRWIIPLVMFVILTGVMAIVGMLPGIPALMADFRH, translated from the coding sequence ATGAATAAGACGCAGCATCAAGCATCAACTGCGCCTGCTGAGCTCGACCAGCAAAGCTACAAAGCACTCCACAAACCTAGCAGCGAATTTTCAAGCCGCGATGAATACCTCGAGAATGAACTGCAAATCATGCAACCTAAGCGTTGGCGACCAAACTTACCCTTTCGGGATTATCGTTTTGAGTTAGAAGATTCAATCCCTGCGATGGCAGGTACTATTGGTAAAGTGGTGATGGTGGGGGCAATTGCTGCCACATTTGCAGCTCCGCTTGGCCTTGGCGAAGCATTTATTTTAGAAAACGTTCGCTACGAGCTATTAATTGTTTCTATATTTATCTTATTGTTTTCAGGATTCTTTTTACCTACAGCAAACTTGGCTGGTACGCATGGGCCGCTGATCCCTTTAATACCTATCGTGGTTGCTGCGGGAGGGCATCCTATGGCGTTTGGATTACTGATCGGGGCATTTGGTTTATTGCTCGCACTCAGTAAAGGAGGCAGTTTACTGGCGGGCTTAACAAGCCGTGGTGTGTGTGGGGGATTACTGCTTTACCTAGGCTTTATCGGTACAATTTCACAGGTTAAAAAGCTGTTTGCATGGGCTGAGGGCATCGATATGACTCACATTGCCTTTATTGTGATTTTATCGACTATTGTTTTGTATGCACTGCTTGAACATTACAAAAAGCGTTGGTTAGCCGTACCGTTAAGTTGTTTGCTGGGTGGTTTAATCGCTTTTTTACTGGGTGCTCCGTTTGAATTTAAAACAGCCCCAGGGTTGCCTAATATGAACCCGATGTATTGGTGGGGTGAAAATACCGGTTGGATGCTAGGTTTACCAACACTTGAGAGCTTTGTAGTGGTATTGCCATTCGCGGTGCTGGCGGTTGCGATGTGGTCACCTGACTTTTTGGGGCATCAGGTGTTTCAAAAAATCAGTTACCCTGAGCGCACCGAAAAGGTACAAATGAATATAGACGATACAATGTTTAGCGCCTCAATTCGTCAAACCTTTGGTTCGTTGTTAGGAGGTTCAAACTTTACCTCGTCATGGGGAACTTACATTGTGCCAGCAGCCATCGCGAAGCGACCGATACCTGCTGGTGCGGTGTTGACGGCTTTATTTTGCATCATCGCAGGTATTTGGGGATACCCAATGGATTTAGCAATTTGGCAACCGGTATTATGTGTTGCACTTATTGTCGGAGTATTTATTCCATTACTTGAAGCTGGTATGGAAATGACGCGAGAAGGCAAAACCACCCAGTCAGCAGCAATTGTGGTGTTTTCTTCTGCTTTAGTGAACCCTGCGTTTGGTTGGTCACTGACTATGTTATTGGATAACTTGGGTTTGATTGGCTGTAAAGAACGTAGCTCTGAGTTGACTCCAATGAGTCGTTGGATTATTCCACTGGTAATGTTCGTCATTTTAACTGGTGTGATGGCTATTGTGGGTATGCTGCCAGGTATTCCAGCGTTAATGGCTGATTTTAGACATTAA
- the tagH gene encoding type VI secretion system-associated FHA domain protein TagH, producing MEVVLNVTSYHRLSPEIEATKTVEQELTFGRSDQCDWHLPDPEKVISGQHGKVVKEADGFYVYDYSTNGLFINYSVSPLGKENKHLLSDGDVLSIGDFQIEAKLSNQLQKQSSHQSAAAFSQPNPSVENYNQNNDVANSSLNNEFTNGMDEAMIAPSFQQPQAPISEPVNSSPLSQPIPEDWDEIAFMGSSNEVASESSQHLASPPITEPPVQVQQKPAQPRATQPAKAPKPVTGNGDSPLVAAFLEGLGVNSELANELNDERVWAQMGESLRHFLVGSMDLIRQRSLLKNQLKLNHTTFQVEQNNPLKFSATLDDAIQNLFIRKSSSYLQANKAVQESFIDTKAHEKGLLAGATGALSGALEQLSPDGIKQQVRNKESILNYLPTYSDSSSWDIYQKLHAEIIEDVETKGVLALSEEFLRAYNNHSKA from the coding sequence ATGGAAGTGGTTTTAAATGTTACCAGCTATCATAGACTTTCACCTGAGATTGAGGCTACAAAAACAGTAGAACAGGAATTAACTTTTGGCCGCTCTGATCAATGTGATTGGCATCTACCTGATCCTGAAAAGGTCATCTCTGGTCAACACGGTAAAGTTGTCAAAGAAGCAGATGGCTTCTACGTTTATGATTACTCTACGAATGGTTTATTTATCAACTATTCTGTTTCACCGCTGGGTAAGGAAAATAAACATTTGCTATCGGATGGTGACGTACTATCCATTGGGGATTTTCAAATTGAAGCTAAGTTGTCTAATCAGCTTCAAAAGCAAAGCTCACATCAATCAGCTGCTGCCTTTAGTCAGCCCAATCCGTCAGTAGAGAACTATAACCAGAATAATGACGTGGCTAATTCTTCGTTAAATAATGAATTTACTAATGGCATGGATGAAGCGATGATTGCGCCTTCTTTCCAGCAACCGCAAGCACCTATTTCAGAGCCTGTTAACAGTAGCCCATTAAGCCAACCAATCCCTGAAGACTGGGATGAAATAGCGTTTATGGGTTCAAGTAACGAAGTAGCAAGTGAAAGTAGTCAACATTTGGCTAGTCCACCTATTACTGAACCGCCTGTGCAAGTTCAACAAAAGCCAGCTCAGCCTCGCGCTACTCAACCTGCTAAAGCACCTAAACCTGTTACTGGCAATGGTGATTCGCCTTTAGTTGCTGCTTTTTTAGAGGGCTTGGGAGTGAATAGTGAACTTGCGAATGAATTAAACGATGAACGTGTTTGGGCACAAATGGGCGAGAGCTTGAGACACTTTTTAGTTGGCTCTATGGATTTAATTCGCCAACGTTCATTACTGAAAAATCAACTCAAGTTGAATCACACGACATTTCAGGTTGAACAAAATAACCCTTTGAAATTCTCTGCTACGCTTGACGATGCTATTCAAAACTTATTTATTCGTAAAAGTTCAAGCTACTTACAGGCAAATAAAGCCGTTCAAGAGAGCTTTATCGACACCAAAGCTCATGAAAAAGGGCTGTTAGCAGGTGCCACCGGCGCGCTTTCTGGTGCATTAGAGCAATTATCTCCTGATGGTATCAAGCAGCAAGTGCGTAACAAAGAGAGTATTTTAAATTACTTACCAACTTATTCTGACTCATCGAGTTGGGATATATATCAAAAATTACACGCTGAAATTATTGAAGATGTTGAAACAAAAGGTGTATTAGCATTATCTGAAGAATTTTTGCGAGCTTACAATAATCACAGTAAAGCGTGA
- the tssJ gene encoding type VI secretion system lipoprotein TssJ: protein MLKSKLTFAGALLVFLVGCSTVNKFVPPSTDLNINVAADVNPDISGRPSPVVLKVFELSSRTIFDTQDFFSLYDTPEEILGPDLLKKDELELQPGSKLEYKMSLNRNTRFIGVVLAYRDIEKARWRSVIEVDPTGYDDIDVNVESLATYMR from the coding sequence ATGTTAAAGTCCAAACTTACTTTTGCTGGAGCTCTATTAGTTTTTTTAGTTGGCTGCTCAACGGTTAATAAATTTGTACCACCGTCAACTGATCTAAATATTAATGTTGCCGCTGACGTAAACCCTGATATTTCAGGACGTCCTTCTCCTGTAGTTTTAAAAGTGTTTGAACTTAGTTCGCGAACTATTTTTGATACGCAAGACTTTTTTAGTCTTTATGATACACCAGAAGAAATTTTAGGACCTGACCTCCTAAAGAAGGATGAGTTAGAGTTACAGCCAGGGTCTAAGCTCGAGTATAAAATGAGCTTAAATAGAAACACACGATTCATTGGTGTTGTATTGGCGTACAGAGATATTGAAAAAGCACGTTGGCGTTCAGTTATTGAAGTAGATCCAACAGGTTATGACGATATCGATGTGAATGTAGAGTCGCTAGCGACTTACATGAGATGA
- a CDS encoding TetR/AcrR family transcriptional regulator, whose product MVNKVKFDREKVINKAGILFWQKGFSATSTRDLQTTVDMRPGSIYAAFGSKEGLYSEALKDYAEQLKTLLAKHLSSSDSILEGLHSFVQAVLNDSEPGCEICMLIKANAEFDHSQPLLKNLTNDLLQQFECYLTHIFDTAQKQNELATNHAPLEYARLFQIQFTGLRSYMHRPHSHTISNELVNMMFKLIKDF is encoded by the coding sequence ATGGTAAATAAAGTTAAGTTCGACCGAGAAAAGGTAATAAATAAGGCGGGGATTCTATTTTGGCAAAAAGGCTTTTCGGCCACCTCAACGCGGGATTTACAAACCACTGTTGATATGCGCCCAGGGAGTATTTATGCTGCCTTTGGCTCAAAAGAAGGCTTATATAGTGAAGCACTTAAGGACTACGCTGAACAACTTAAAACATTACTTGCCAAGCACTTATCAAGTAGTGATAGCATACTTGAAGGGTTGCACTCTTTTGTTCAGGCTGTATTGAATGATTCAGAACCCGGTTGTGAAATATGTATGCTAATTAAAGCAAATGCTGAATTTGACCACTCACAACCACTACTTAAAAACTTAACGAATGATCTACTGCAACAGTTTGAATGTTACTTAACACATATTTTTGACACTGCGCAAAAACAAAACGAACTAGCAACAAACCATGCACCGCTAGAATATGCGCGCTTGTTCCAAATCCAATTTACAGGCCTTAGAAGCTACATGCACAGGCCTCACTCACACACGATAAGCAATGAATTAGTGAACATGATGTTTAAATTAATTAAAGATTTTTAA
- a CDS encoding serine/threonine-protein kinase, with protein MTTDNDKTRIASIETKGKSQNSNKLHLIGKKLAQRYLIEELIGEGGMGHIYRARDIHLETSTHQDNFVAIKVLHEELCDSEEAISLLKDETVKTRSLSHPNIVKVFSASSDESHHFVVMEWVEGETLEQLIKRNKPNGLTQKRAKPILKQLIDALSYAHAKGIIHNDLKPSNVMFDSQGNLKILDFGIAKTHSHEDLYAAPSLNDDKPTSTGYTPTYASPAQLNGKEATKKDDIFSLGCIAYELLTSKHPYNRKASNTVSKDTTVKKPSNCSAFLWAKLKRCLQLDEAKRADSLAELNNELTKSRVPLLAHVACYFIIIAGSFFYINSVKEQQTTLDANFKNSVAKVEQLEAWMTWGGDELPQRLDEIPPQYNVLKEGLLKVHQNKIVGRFEQRVDNLARTSLNTKDYDKAIDIYNEARVYYPDSQLLASKLDSLLTERQSIISDLSYRLDVLLAQGRYDEGGENSIENLIKQLSIIDLNYQYKPSEEYENVYKLAVMDAIENDDFAMQKTLLNVGELAFKNADNLQPLLIALRKKESAMTALINYNNKVSNGQSASYPSEDALIFYHEKLEGFKTRLAEIEDYKELMEFDEAFSKQAEIFPETFEPILLIKDEIASKYISMASQLMKRKMYRTAEKLVERSEVIRKSLENTI; from the coding sequence ATGACGACCGATAACGATAAAACACGCATTGCTTCAATTGAAACTAAAGGCAAAAGCCAAAATTCAAATAAACTTCATCTTATTGGTAAGAAGTTAGCCCAACGATATCTAATTGAAGAGTTAATAGGCGAAGGTGGTATGGGCCACATATACCGTGCCCGCGACATTCACTTAGAAACAAGCACCCATCAAGATAACTTTGTAGCGATAAAAGTTTTACATGAGGAGCTTTGTGACTCAGAGGAAGCCATTTCGCTTCTAAAAGACGAAACAGTCAAAACTCGTTCTTTATCTCATCCAAATATTGTAAAAGTATTCTCTGCGTCTTCAGATGAATCACACCACTTTGTTGTTATGGAGTGGGTTGAAGGTGAAACATTAGAACAGCTAATAAAAAGAAATAAACCTAATGGACTCACTCAAAAGCGTGCTAAGCCTATTTTAAAACAGCTTATTGATGCATTGTCATACGCGCATGCAAAAGGGATCATTCACAATGACCTTAAACCATCTAATGTTATGTTTGACTCTCAGGGCAATCTAAAGATTTTAGATTTTGGGATTGCAAAAACCCATAGCCATGAAGATCTATATGCAGCACCTAGCCTAAATGATGACAAACCAACCAGTACTGGTTACACCCCGACCTATGCAAGTCCTGCACAGCTAAATGGTAAAGAAGCCACTAAGAAAGACGATATTTTCTCTTTAGGCTGTATCGCGTACGAGCTTTTAACAAGCAAACATCCTTATAACAGAAAAGCCTCTAACACAGTTAGCAAAGACACCACAGTTAAAAAACCAAGCAATTGTTCAGCCTTTCTCTGGGCAAAATTAAAAAGATGCTTACAACTTGATGAAGCCAAAAGAGCTGATTCTTTAGCCGAACTAAATAATGAACTAACTAAAAGCAGAGTTCCTTTACTTGCGCATGTTGCATGTTATTTCATTATTATTGCTGGTAGCTTTTTCTACATCAACTCGGTTAAAGAGCAGCAAACAACATTGGATGCTAACTTCAAGAACTCAGTTGCTAAAGTTGAACAGCTAGAGGCATGGATGACTTGGGGCGGCGATGAGTTACCTCAACGATTAGATGAAATACCTCCACAATATAATGTTTTAAAAGAAGGTCTTTTAAAAGTTCATCAAAACAAAATTGTTGGTAGGTTTGAGCAACGAGTCGACAACTTAGCTCGCACGTCACTTAATACAAAAGACTATGATAAAGCGATAGACATTTATAATGAGGCACGGGTGTATTACCCAGATTCACAATTATTAGCTAGCAAGCTTGATAGTCTACTAACAGAAAGACAATCTATTATCTCAGATTTAAGCTACCGCTTAGATGTGCTGCTTGCACAAGGTAGATATGATGAAGGTGGCGAAAATAGTATTGAAAACTTAATTAAGCAGCTTTCAATTATTGACCTAAATTACCAATATAAGCCAAGCGAAGAGTACGAAAATGTTTATAAATTAGCTGTAATGGATGCGATTGAAAACGACGACTTCGCGATGCAAAAAACACTGTTAAATGTTGGTGAGCTCGCATTTAAAAATGCTGATAACCTTCAACCTCTGCTTATTGCACTTAGGAAGAAAGAGTCAGCAATGACTGCGCTTATTAACTACAACAATAAAGTAAGTAACGGCCAATCAGCAAGCTACCCTTCTGAAGATGCGCTTATTTTTTATCATGAAAAACTAGAAGGCTTTAAAACTCGTTTAGCTGAAATAGAAGACTATAAAGAGCTAATGGAGTTCGATGAAGCATTTTCTAAACAAGCTGAGATTTTCCCAGAGACCTTTGAGCCAATCTTATTAATTAAAGATGAAATTGCGAGCAAATATATTTCTATGGCAAGTCAACTAATGAAACGCAAAATGTATAGAACCGCGGAAAAATTAGTCGAACGAAGTGAAGTAATAAGAAAAAGTTTAGAGAATACAATTTAG
- a CDS encoding carboxymuconolactone decarboxylase family protein has translation MSNFTLHTKDTAPDEAKSLLDNSVSAFGMIPNLHAVMAEAPTLLEGYQVLHELFQKTSFTAEELTVVWQTINVEHDCHYCVPAHSAIAASMKVDQAIVDALVNKTPLASAKLEILRGTTLAMTRNRGVIDKEQLDAFFDAGYSNQQLLEIVLGLSQKVMSNYTNHLANTEIDEPFKKFAK, from the coding sequence ATGTCAAACTTTACGTTACATACTAAAGATACCGCTCCAGATGAGGCTAAGTCACTTCTAGATAATTCAGTTTCTGCGTTTGGGATGATCCCTAACTTGCATGCTGTAATGGCTGAAGCACCAACATTACTTGAGGGATATCAAGTGTTGCATGAGCTATTCCAAAAAACATCATTCACCGCTGAGGAGCTAACGGTTGTATGGCAAACGATTAATGTAGAACATGATTGTCATTATTGTGTGCCAGCACATAGTGCAATAGCGGCAAGTATGAAAGTTGATCAAGCAATTGTGGATGCACTTGTTAATAAAACCCCTTTGGCGAGTGCTAAGCTCGAGATCCTTCGTGGTACTACATTAGCGATGACGCGAAATCGAGGAGTTATTGATAAAGAGCAACTAGACGCTTTTTTTGATGCGGGTTATTCGAATCAGCAGTTATTAGAAATTGTATTAGGCTTATCGCAAAAAGTGATGAGTAACTATACCAACCATCTTGCTAACACTGAGATTGATGAACCTTTTAAAAAGTTTGCAAAATAG
- a CDS encoding PEGA domain-containing protein has translation MKKLSTLCVMLFLTGCSTTSTEVAPEPEPVVEPVATAIVAEETATSLTVITTPDDARVRIMNIKPVYQDGIELDEGKYDIEVSKPGYLTYRKWVEVNKKTVLTVELDSVPATESAQ, from the coding sequence ATGAAAAAGTTAAGTACGTTATGTGTCATGTTATTTTTAACAGGTTGTTCGACAACCTCTACCGAAGTTGCTCCTGAACCCGAGCCTGTAGTAGAGCCAGTGGCGACAGCCATTGTAGCAGAAGAGACAGCAACCTCTTTAACTGTTATCACAACACCTGACGATGCGCGTGTGCGTATTATGAATATTAAGCCTGTTTACCAAGACGGTATTGAGCTTGATGAAGGTAAATACGATATTGAGGTAAGCAAACCTGGCTACTTAACTTATCGTAAATGGGTCGAAGTAAATAAGAAGACTGTATTAACTGTTGAGCTTGATAGCGTCCCAGCAACTGAATCAGCACAATAA
- a CDS encoding DUF1294 domain-containing protein, protein MIKKALTFFAVCFLLFLWVVSWQLNLSYLIAGIYSGVSLITFLVYGWDKRLAVEHGENVIRVPERTLHILGVFGGWPGSLLAQQWLRHKSKKRRFIFVLWLTIIANGCALSLLYYLQYM, encoded by the coding sequence TTGATTAAGAAAGCACTAACGTTTTTTGCCGTTTGTTTTTTACTATTTTTATGGGTTGTATCTTGGCAGCTAAATCTATCTTACTTGATTGCTGGTATTTACTCGGGAGTAAGTCTGATAACCTTTTTGGTGTATGGCTGGGATAAACGTTTAGCAGTTGAACACGGTGAGAATGTGATTAGAGTCCCTGAGCGTACCTTGCATATTTTAGGTGTTTTCGGTGGTTGGCCAGGCTCATTACTTGCTCAGCAATGGTTAAGGCATAAATCTAAAAAGCGCCGTTTTATCTTTGTGCTTTGGCTCACAATTATTGCAAATGGATGTGCTTTATCATTGTTGTATTATTTGCAATATATGTAG